The Neurospora crassa OR74A linkage group IV, whole genome shotgun sequence genome has a segment encoding these proteins:
- the gel-4 gene encoding 1,3-beta-glucanosyltransferase gel1 produces the protein MRSTIIITALAASGTVNAGVAGTKNTKRASITPITAKGNAFFKGDERFYVRGIAYQPGGSSANLDPLADPKICLEDIKKFEDLGINVVRVYSTDNSKSHKECMNALADAGIYVALDVNNPLYSINRATPHPSYNAVYLQSVFATIDEFAQYDNTFAFFSGNEVIHDEAESTLAAPYVKATDRDMRAYIKARKYRAIPVGYSAADVSKNRMQTAKYFNCGSDEERSDFFAFNDYSWCKSDFKTSGWDVKVKNFTDYGLPIFLSEYGCTTNGRDFGEVSALMDPKLMTKVYSGGLMYEYTMEENGYGIVNITKGKDITDQTGARIELPEFAAYKKALAKYPAPTGDGGYSQTTKAQDCPPKDDDWLVDSDELPEMPAAAKKYFENGAGKGPGLNGAGSQWAGDAASPTTGSGSGSGSGSGSGSGSSSSASASATHNAAGFSVAGPVNKGPFVVTGLALLFTLVGAVAL, from the exons atGCGTTCTACCATCATTATCACTGCCCTTGCGGCATCCGGTACCGTTAATGCCGGTGTTGCCGGCACCAAGAACACCAAGCGTGCTTCCATCACCCCCATCACCGCCAAGGGTAACGCCTTCTTCAAGGGTGATGAGAGATTCTACGTTCGCGGTATCGCTTACCAGCCTGGCGGTTCTTCTGCCAACCTC GATCCCCTTGCCGACCCCAAGATCTGCCTTGAGGATATCAAGAAGTTCGAGGATCTTGGCATTAACGTTGTCCGTGTTTACTCTACCGACAACTCCAAGTCGCACAAGGAGTGCATGAACGCCCTCGCGGACGCCGGTATCTACGTTGCCCTTGACGTCAACAACCCGCTGTACTCCATCAACCGCGCGACCCCTCACCCCTCTTACAACGCCGTCTACTTGCAGAGCGTCTTTGCCACCATCGACGAGTTCGCCCAGTACGACAACACctttgccttcttctccggaAACGAGGTCATCCACGATGAGGCCGAGAGTACGCTCGCCGCGCCCTACGTCAAGGCCACCGACCGCGACATGAGGGCCTACATCAAGGCACGCAAGTACCGCGCCATCCCCGTCGGTTACTCGGCCGCCGACGTGTCCAAGAACCGCATGCAGACGGCCAAGTACTTCAACTGCGGCAGCGACGAGGAGCGGTCCGACTTCTTCGCCTTCAACGATTACTCGTGGTGCAAGAGCGACTTCAAGACCTCTGGCTGGGACGTCAAGGTCAAGAACTTCACCGACTACGGCCTGCCCATCTTTTTGTCCGAGTACGGCTGCACCACCAACGGCCGCGACTTTGGCGAGGTTTCGGCCCTCATGGACCCCAAGCTCATGACCAAGGTCTACAGCGGTGGTCTCATGTACGAGTACACCATGGAGGAGAACGGATACGGAATCGTCAACATtaccaagggcaaggacatCACCGACCAGACCGGCGCGCGCATCGAGCTTCCCGAGTTCGCGGCCTACAAGAAGGCCCTTGCCAAGTACCCCGCCCCCACTGGTGACGGTGGCTACTCCCAGACGACCAAGGCCCAGGACTGCCCTCCCAAGGATGACGATTGGCTCGTTGACTCGGATGAGCTTCCTGAGATGCCCGCTGCTGCTAAGAAG TACTTCGAGAACGGCGCCGGCAAGGGTCCCGGTCTCAACGGCGCCGGCTCCCAGTGGGCCGGTGATGCCGCCTCCCCCACCACCGGTTCCGGCAGCGGCtctggctccggctccggctccggctccggctctaGCTCTTCCGCCAGCGCTTCTGCCACCCACAACGCTGCTGGCTTTTCCGTCGCTGGACCCGTGAACAAGGGCCCCTTCGTCGTCACCGGCCTTGctctcctcttcaccctTGTCGGTGCTGTTGCTTTGTAA